From a region of the Methylomonas rapida genome:
- a CDS encoding YdbL family protein translates to MRNPNPLSMLIAVLLGFWLTAMPVSAADLAQVKAAGLVGEQMNGLLGLVDPNASADVKALVNSINAQRQAEYQRIAAKNGVPADEVARLTAQKVIGQAAAGHYVQTPSGWQRR, encoded by the coding sequence ATGAGAAACCCAAACCCGCTATCGATGTTAATCGCCGTATTGCTTGGCTTTTGGCTGACTGCGATGCCCGTTTCAGCGGCCGATCTGGCACAGGTGAAAGCAGCAGGCCTGGTTGGTGAGCAAATGAACGGGCTACTAGGCCTGGTCGACCCGAATGCGTCGGCCGATGTGAAGGCGCTGGTGAACAGCATCAACGCCCAGCGCCAGGCCGAATACCAACGCATCGCCGCCAAAAATGGCGTACCGGCCGATGAAGTGGCAAGATTGACCGCGCAAAAGGTCATTGGCCAGGCGGCGGCGGGGCATTATGTGCAAACGCCGTCCGGCTGGCAAAGACGCTAA
- a CDS encoding cytochrome c peroxidase, with product MKYRYLLVLLSILASTAIQAQDAKPLAPGYSALPYQPATPGSYTLPVIGPAANGEVLTTANQPKRLHDLMGDKLVLLSFIYAACSDVNGCPLATQVLHKISRQLQKQPELADKLRLLTLSFNPTHDTPEMMRHYGEGFKAGEFDWQFLTTRDEAALQPILDGYQQNVQKIYDDKGQFTGTFSHLLRVYLIDKDKNIRNIYSVDFLHADTVINDVKTLIVGNAAPVADNAPPESVPYRAGDDKQNYQRADYETRSLALEQRKGSPAKLITFAQKPPLGLPKLPEPKDNPLTTAKIELGRKLFYDRRLSLNNTFSCAICHIPEQGFANNEMATAVGIEGRSVRRNAPSLYNVGYAQLLFHDGRENSLEQQAWAPLLAHNEMANPSIGYVIDKLKASPDYRGLFEKAFNKGPTMETIGQALASYQRSLNSADSPFDRWYFGKQKNALSEPAQRGFAIFTGKAACNTCHTIGEKSALFTDQKRHNTGIGYAEAMQKTPGRQKVQVAPGVFVDVDSENLKGLNSEKPNDLGYYEVSQNPADRWAYKTPTLRNVALSAPYMHNGSLATLEDVVRFYNQGGIANENLSPLIKSLALTDGEIADLVAFLQALTGSNVHTLVSDGFAAPVGDAK from the coding sequence ATGAAATATCGTTATCTGCTTGTGCTTCTCTCGATTCTGGCTTCCACGGCCATCCAGGCCCAGGACGCCAAGCCATTGGCGCCTGGTTATTCCGCCTTGCCCTACCAGCCCGCCACGCCAGGCAGTTATACCCTGCCGGTCATAGGCCCCGCCGCCAATGGCGAGGTTCTGACCACGGCAAACCAGCCCAAACGACTGCATGACCTGATGGGCGACAAGCTGGTATTGCTGAGCTTCATCTACGCCGCTTGCAGCGATGTCAACGGTTGCCCCCTGGCGACTCAGGTGCTGCACAAAATCAGCCGGCAATTGCAGAAACAGCCAGAATTGGCGGACAAATTGCGCCTGCTGACGCTGAGCTTCAATCCGACTCACGACACACCTGAAATGATGCGTCACTATGGCGAGGGTTTTAAAGCCGGCGAGTTCGACTGGCAGTTTTTGACTACCCGCGACGAAGCCGCCTTGCAGCCGATACTGGATGGCTACCAGCAAAACGTGCAGAAAATATACGATGACAAAGGCCAGTTCACCGGTACCTTTTCGCATTTGTTGCGCGTGTATCTGATCGACAAGGACAAAAACATACGCAATATTTATAGCGTGGATTTTCTGCATGCCGATACGGTCATCAACGACGTCAAAACACTAATAGTGGGCAACGCGGCCCCCGTCGCGGACAACGCGCCGCCAGAATCCGTGCCATATCGCGCCGGCGACGACAAGCAAAACTATCAACGAGCCGATTATGAAACGCGGTCACTGGCCCTGGAGCAACGCAAGGGCAGCCCCGCCAAACTGATAACTTTTGCGCAAAAACCGCCCTTGGGCTTGCCCAAATTACCCGAGCCCAAGGACAACCCGCTGACGACGGCCAAAATCGAGCTTGGCCGCAAACTGTTTTACGACCGCCGCCTGTCGCTGAATAACACCTTTTCCTGCGCGATCTGCCACATTCCCGAACAGGGCTTTGCCAACAACGAAATGGCGACGGCGGTGGGCATCGAAGGCCGTAGCGTACGCCGCAATGCGCCGTCTTTGTACAATGTAGGCTATGCGCAATTGCTGTTTCACGATGGCCGCGAAAACAGTCTGGAACAGCAAGCCTGGGCCCCGCTATTGGCGCATAACGAAATGGCCAACCCATCCATCGGCTATGTGATCGATAAACTCAAGGCCAGCCCGGATTATCGCGGCCTGTTTGAAAAAGCCTTCAACAAAGGCCCGACCATGGAAACCATCGGTCAAGCTCTGGCCAGCTACCAACGCAGCTTGAATTCGGCCGACTCCCCGTTCGATCGCTGGTATTTCGGCAAACAAAAAAATGCCTTGAGCGAGCCAGCTCAACGCGGTTTTGCGATATTTACCGGCAAGGCCGCCTGCAACACGTGCCACACCATCGGCGAGAAATCCGCCTTGTTCACCGACCAAAAACGCCACAACACCGGCATAGGCTACGCCGAAGCGATGCAAAAAACGCCGGGCAGGCAAAAAGTCCAAGTTGCGCCGGGGGTGTTTGTCGATGTCGACAGCGAGAATCTGAAAGGCTTGAACAGTGAAAAACCCAACGACTTGGGCTATTACGAGGTCAGCCAAAACCCGGCGGATCGTTGGGCGTACAAAACGCCAACACTGCGCAACGTGGCCTTGAGTGCGCCCTATATGCATAACGGCTCGCTGGCGACCTTGGAAGACGTGGTGCGCTTTTATAATCAGGGCGGTATTGCCAATGAAAACCTGTCGCCGCTCATCAAGTCTTTGGCGTTGACGGACGGGGAAATCGCCGATCTGGTGGCCTTTTTACAAGCGCTGACCGGCAGCAATGTACACACCCTGGTATCGGATGGGTTTGCCGCGCCGGTCGGGGATGCGAAATAG
- a CDS encoding YdbH domain-containing protein: protein MRLVEQTTPEHNRKPSSSRSRLLFFALVCLLSLLVVAWWWRGLLMQWALQQFLQRPPFADAVVSGMGFSLDQAHVNSLQLGLQTAAGPLSMRLQDVRASYDLRASNIDTIAVAKAELRFTYQPTPDASEQSATASNRLVVPLQHLTIDNLDLSVDTPQGTIVFNGACELNISSAQAIQVVFQDTSYSLRLDVAPDWHKANVIVAQHAGGTVLQLDYHWRDVQKHAAKLEADASALLKWLSSSGLIPATLKKDMASSELMRAAPGMAAVKLALSAESPDDLANLTGRLLLTRDEDYLATADLALKTATMRLKADAHLDLTTVEIVELFKPWLPEVVNAWRFATGHAMTTLHLEWRPQHALTGSAYLRAYHLGIGFGAIQVEDGFLQLDVKDWAKFSVFMSADVPKLLLGKETTVRDLTLKAHLQNPLLTIERVNLPVFGGVLEVLPATVNIERWPVQLTLGVKDIDLAQLLDSLNYPALSGTGTLNGKLPLSLTPDTFEINGGLLKATVPGVLRYQGPTADDENIAFKALRNMLYHSLQASMDYRPNGEYHIGLRIEGKNPQLLSGHPVAFNLNLSGQLPELLQKGILTGDFNQPVLEQLNGTGHP, encoded by the coding sequence ATGCGTTTAGTCGAACAAACCACGCCGGAGCACAACCGCAAACCCAGCAGTTCCCGTTCAAGGTTGCTGTTTTTCGCTCTTGTATGCTTGCTTTCACTGCTGGTTGTTGCTTGGTGGTGGCGCGGCTTGCTGATGCAGTGGGCGTTGCAACAGTTCTTGCAACGCCCGCCGTTTGCCGATGCGGTCGTTTCTGGTATGGGTTTCAGTCTCGATCAGGCCCACGTCAATAGCCTGCAATTGGGCTTGCAAACTGCGGCAGGCCCATTATCGATGCGATTGCAAGACGTTCGTGCCAGCTACGATTTAAGAGCATCCAACATCGACACCATTGCGGTAGCTAAGGCTGAGTTGCGGTTTACCTACCAGCCGACTCCCGACGCAAGCGAACAATCTGCGACGGCATCCAATAGACTGGTGGTGCCGCTACAACATCTGACAATCGACAACCTGGATTTGAGCGTCGATACACCGCAGGGAACTATCGTTTTCAATGGCGCTTGTGAACTGAATATTTCCTCAGCGCAAGCCATTCAGGTTGTATTTCAAGACACTAGTTATTCTTTGAGGCTGGATGTTGCGCCCGATTGGCACAAGGCCAACGTAATAGTCGCGCAACATGCCGGCGGCACTGTTTTGCAGCTGGATTATCATTGGCGGGATGTACAAAAGCATGCAGCTAAGCTAGAGGCGGATGCCAGTGCGCTGCTGAAATGGCTGAGCAGTAGCGGACTGATTCCGGCAACGCTAAAAAAAGACATGGCCTCGTCGGAACTGATGCGGGCAGCTCCGGGTATGGCGGCAGTCAAGTTGGCCCTGAGTGCGGAATCGCCGGATGATTTGGCGAATCTGACTGGTCGTTTGTTGCTGACGCGGGACGAGGATTATCTCGCCACTGCCGATCTAGCGCTGAAAACCGCTACCATGCGATTGAAAGCCGATGCACACCTGGACTTGACCACGGTTGAGATTGTCGAATTGTTCAAACCCTGGCTGCCGGAAGTCGTCAATGCCTGGCGTTTCGCCACCGGTCATGCGATGACAACGCTGCATCTGGAATGGCGACCGCAACATGCTTTGACAGGATCCGCCTATCTGCGGGCTTATCACTTGGGCATAGGCTTCGGGGCGATACAGGTCGAAGACGGTTTTTTGCAATTGGACGTCAAGGACTGGGCCAAATTCTCCGTGTTCATGTCGGCCGACGTGCCGAAACTCTTACTGGGCAAAGAAACCACGGTGCGCGACCTGACGCTGAAGGCGCACCTTCAAAATCCTCTTTTGACGATAGAGCGGGTCAATCTGCCGGTTTTCGGTGGCGTGTTGGAAGTGCTGCCGGCTACCGTAAATATCGAGCGCTGGCCGGTTCAATTGACACTAGGCGTCAAGGACATCGATTTGGCGCAACTGCTAGATAGCTTGAATTATCCGGCTTTATCCGGCACGGGCACTCTGAATGGTAAGCTCCCGTTAAGCCTGACACCGGACACTTTTGAAATCAACGGCGGCTTATTGAAGGCTACGGTTCCTGGGGTATTGCGTTATCAAGGACCGACGGCGGATGACGAAAACATTGCCTTCAAGGCCTTGCGCAATATGCTGTACCATAGCCTGCAGGCTAGCATGGATTATCGGCCCAACGGCGAATATCACATCGGCTTGAGAATAGAGGGCAAAAACCCGCAGTTGTTATCCGGCCACCCGGTCGCCTTTAATCTAAATTTAAGCGGCCAGTTACCGGAGTTACTGCAAAAAGGCATTTTGACAGGGGATTTCAATCAGCCTGTGCTGGAACAACTGAATGGAACTGGCCATCCTTGA
- a CDS encoding YnbE family lipoprotein: protein MNWSAITIAGLFSAAFYLSGCSPSVKLEAPEKPIEINMNVKIDHEIRLKVEKDVDELITSNKNLF, encoded by the coding sequence ATGAATTGGAGTGCAATAACGATTGCGGGTTTATTTTCCGCGGCTTTCTATCTGTCGGGATGTTCGCCATCCGTCAAGCTGGAAGCGCCGGAAAAACCCATCGAGATCAATATGAACGTCAAAATCGACCATGAAATTCGTCTGAAAGTGGAAAAAGACGTCGACGAATTGATTACCAGCAACAAAAATCTGTTTTGA
- a CDS encoding FlgO family outer membrane protein, producing MKQKSLLVYPILALSLLSGCGIYNEYRYVYDDDWIDVSYDGVDQLLSDLRQPLPRGSLVVINSLVNVNDLGQNLPFGRIVSDQIASSMHQNGYRVMGMELPTEIFTKNEAGILQLPDTTKEALNNVHANALLVGTYAAGRKNVYVSLRIVDIATQNIISSTDYSIKMGPDATAMTRIPVPKEQKEQHSLTLPNN from the coding sequence ATGAAACAAAAGTCCTTGCTGGTGTATCCAATACTGGCTCTAAGCCTGCTGAGCGGCTGCGGTATATACAATGAATATCGTTATGTTTATGACGATGACTGGATCGATGTCAGTTATGACGGCGTCGACCAGCTATTGAGCGACCTGAGACAACCGCTGCCACGGGGAAGCCTGGTCGTCATCAATTCACTGGTCAATGTCAACGATTTGGGACAAAACCTGCCTTTTGGCCGCATCGTTTCCGATCAAATCGCCTCTTCCATGCATCAGAATGGTTACCGGGTAATGGGCATGGAACTGCCGACCGAGATTTTCACTAAAAACGAAGCAGGAATTCTGCAGTTACCCGATACCACCAAGGAAGCCTTGAACAACGTTCATGCAAACGCCTTGTTGGTCGGCACGTACGCCGCCGGACGTAAAAACGTGTATGTGTCGCTGCGTATCGTTGACATCGCAACGCAAAACATCATCTCATCGACCGACTACTCGATTAAGATGGGGCCGGATGCCACGGCCATGACGCGCATACCGGTACCGAAAGAGCAAAAAGAACAACACTCACTGACACTGCCTAACAACTGA